Proteins encoded by one window of Enterobacter pseudoroggenkampii:
- a CDS encoding flavin reductase family protein, whose translation MSHFRPVELRHASRLLNHGPTVLITSRDESLDRRNVMAAAWSMPVEFEPPRIAIVVDKSTWSRELIERSGKFGIVIPGVAAANWTYAVGSVSGRDEDKFNCYGIPVVNGPELGLPVIEEKCLAWMECRLLPVTSAAEKYDTLFGEVVSAAADERAFVAGRWQFDEDKLNTLHHLGAGTFVASGKMVKALD comes from the coding sequence ATGAGCCACTTTCGCCCTGTTGAATTACGTCATGCCAGCCGTCTGCTGAACCACGGCCCTACTGTGCTTATCACCAGTCGGGATGAAAGCCTCGACAGACGCAACGTGATGGCCGCCGCATGGTCAATGCCCGTTGAGTTTGAGCCGCCGCGCATCGCAATCGTGGTGGACAAAAGTACCTGGTCGCGCGAGCTGATTGAACGCAGTGGGAAATTTGGCATCGTCATCCCCGGCGTGGCGGCGGCCAACTGGACTTACGCGGTCGGCAGCGTCAGCGGGCGCGATGAAGACAAATTCAACTGCTACGGGATCCCGGTCGTGAACGGTCCTGAACTTGGCCTGCCGGTGATTGAAGAAAAATGTCTGGCGTGGATGGAGTGTCGGTTATTACCTGTAACTTCTGCGGCAGAAAAATACGATACGCTGTTTGGAGAAGTGGTTTCAGCGGCAGCCGATGAACGCGCGTTTGTCGCCGGACGCTGGCAGTTTGACGAGGATAAGCTGAATACCCTGCATCATCTTGGAGCCGGGACATTTGTGGCGAGTGGGAAGATGGTGAAGGCGCTGGATTGA
- a CDS encoding DUF3828 domain-containing protein produces the protein MKTLCFFLLALSPFAVADSISSPDQAALKFNQWYIAQLNQDKPPVLKPDIMNEYVASGTIAAIKEMYSGDSNEKDMPDADMFIKSQDWDEDWNQITVLHSDFDAVCTNVYLAFGKKQDHVVADCLVQEEGKWKVRSATLIK, from the coding sequence ATGAAAACACTCTGCTTTTTTCTTTTAGCCCTGTCTCCCTTCGCGGTCGCAGATAGCATCTCTTCACCAGACCAGGCAGCACTTAAATTCAATCAATGGTATATCGCTCAGCTGAATCAGGACAAACCGCCGGTGCTGAAACCAGACATCATGAATGAATATGTTGCCTCAGGGACCATTGCAGCGATTAAAGAAATGTACTCTGGCGACAGTAACGAAAAAGACATGCCCGATGCTGATATGTTCATCAAATCGCAGGACTGGGATGAAGACTGGAATCAGATAACCGTCTTACACTCTGATTTTGATGCCGTTTGCACAAACGTCTATCTCGCATTTGGTAAGAAACAAGATCACGTTGTAGCAGATTGTCTCGTTCAGGAAGAAGGGAAATGGAAAGTTCGATCGGCCACGCTGATCAAGTAA
- the citC gene encoding [citrate (pro-3S)-lyase] ligase: MYTATAPEFEVINAGNAKAREEVACFLARNGLGIDNDIEQFIVARDRRQLVACTGIAGNTLKCIAVDAVWRGTSLSLTLIHEAELLAAQNGEHQLFLFTCPDNVKSFRGCGFYPLVTVENCAALMENTPVGIHRYCSQLRRHHFVPGQNIGAIVMNANPFTLGHQYLIEHAARQCDWLHVFVVQEDVSAFSFKERFAMVRNGSQHLPNVTVHPGSAYIISRGTFPGYFLKEKQVIDKAYAAIDLMLFRNYIAPALNINHRFVGTEPFCPLTAEYNRAMHRWLEDETSTAARISVQEIERKTDGNNVPVSASAVRRLLNENKISAASRMVPATTRAFLNKEVQHQPCLSEPMSAAV, from the coding sequence ATGTACACCGCCACAGCGCCAGAATTTGAGGTGATTAACGCCGGTAACGCGAAGGCCAGAGAGGAGGTTGCCTGTTTTCTGGCCCGCAACGGTTTAGGCATTGATAACGATATCGAGCAATTTATCGTTGCGCGCGATCGGCGTCAGCTTGTTGCCTGCACCGGTATTGCGGGTAACACGCTAAAGTGCATTGCCGTGGATGCCGTGTGGCGGGGCACGTCGTTAAGCCTGACGTTAATTCATGAGGCCGAGCTTCTGGCGGCACAAAACGGCGAACATCAGCTCTTTCTTTTTACCTGCCCGGATAACGTAAAGTCGTTTCGCGGATGCGGGTTTTACCCGCTGGTGACAGTCGAGAATTGTGCGGCATTAATGGAGAATACGCCGGTCGGTATTCATCGTTACTGCAGCCAGCTGCGTCGCCATCATTTCGTGCCGGGGCAAAACATTGGCGCGATCGTGATGAACGCCAATCCATTCACCCTGGGCCATCAATATCTAATCGAGCATGCGGCACGCCAGTGCGACTGGCTGCATGTTTTCGTTGTTCAGGAAGATGTCTCCGCTTTTTCGTTTAAAGAACGGTTTGCGATGGTCAGGAACGGATCGCAGCATCTCCCTAATGTCACGGTTCATCCGGGGTCTGCGTATATTATTTCCCGCGGCACATTCCCGGGCTATTTCCTGAAGGAAAAGCAGGTTATTGATAAAGCCTACGCTGCCATTGATCTCATGCTTTTCAGAAATTACATCGCCCCCGCGCTGAATATTAACCATCGTTTTGTCGGTACCGAACCGTTTTGCCCGTTAACCGCGGAGTATAACCGGGCGATGCATCGCTGGCTGGAAGATGAAACGAGTACGGCGGCCCGTATTAGTGTGCAAGAAATAGAAAGAAAAACCGATGGCAATAATGTTCCGGTGTCGGCTTCAGCCGTTCGTCGTTTATTGAATGAAAACAAAATCTCTGCCGCCAGCCGTATGGTGCCGGCCACCACGCGCGCGTTTCTGAATAAAGAGGTACAGCATCAGCCTTGTTTATCCGAACCGATGTCGGCAGCGGTTTAA
- the nhoA gene encoding N-hydroxyarylamine O-acetyltransferase: MSPFLTAYFARIGWTQPTAVDIDTLRALHLHHNCAIPFENMDVVLPREIQLDDRCLVDKLVTARRGGYCFEQNGLFERVLREVGFTVRSVLGRVVLASPTQMPPRTHRLLLVELNGERWIADVGFGGQTLTAPIRLLASEEQDTPHGLYRLLSEGNDWVLQFRHHEHWQSMYQFDLTTQYFSDYVMGNFWSAHWPQSHFRHHLLMCRHLPDGGKLTLTNFNFTHWQNGHVEEQIHLPDAESLYQLMRERFGLGVDDPKHGFSLAELTAVMAGFDTHPQAGK, from the coding sequence ATGTCCCCATTCCTGACCGCCTATTTCGCCCGCATCGGCTGGACGCAACCGACCGCTGTTGATATTGATACCCTGCGCGCGCTGCATTTACATCACAACTGTGCGATCCCTTTTGAGAATATGGATGTCGTTCTGCCACGCGAAATCCAGCTTGACGATCGGTGCCTGGTCGACAAGCTGGTCACCGCGCGTCGCGGAGGGTACTGCTTTGAGCAAAACGGTCTGTTCGAACGCGTATTGCGTGAGGTCGGGTTTACCGTGCGTAGCGTACTGGGACGCGTGGTATTAGCGAGTCCGACGCAAATGCCGCCGCGCACGCACCGCCTGCTGCTGGTTGAGCTTAACGGCGAGCGCTGGATTGCGGACGTGGGGTTTGGCGGCCAGACGCTGACGGCGCCGATTCGTCTGCTCGCCAGTGAAGAACAAGATACGCCGCACGGGCTGTATCGTCTGCTGAGCGAGGGTAATGACTGGGTGCTGCAGTTCCGTCACCACGAGCACTGGCAGTCGATGTACCAGTTTGACCTGACGACACAGTATTTCAGTGATTACGTGATGGGGAATTTCTGGTCAGCGCACTGGCCGCAGTCGCACTTCCGTCATCATCTGTTGATGTGCCGCCATCTGCCTGACGGCGGCAAGCTGACGTTAACTAACTTCAACTTTACCCACTGGCAGAATGGCCATGTGGAGGAGCAGATCCACTTGCCGGATGCTGAGTCGCTTTACCAACTGATGCGGGAACGCTTTGGGCTGGGCGTTGACGATCCTAAGCACGGTTTTTCACTTGCAGAGTTGACGGCAGTGATGGCCGGTTTCGATACACATCCTCAGGCGGGAAAATAA
- a CDS encoding MFS transporter — MALTHANNTLKAPDPAKASANIRVILALALSGLAELASLFFIQPLLPMLAVEYNVPVSQVSIILSAETALLAIGLLFTGTLSDHYGRKRLIIVSLLLGGILTLLCPLVQSWAMLVALRAVIGLALSGIAAAATAYISEEVAPVAAGIVTGYFVFGNSMGGMSGRIVASQLIDHVSINVIFYGFAVSLIAVAILVKFLLPESKNFTPTQNLNVMRMVKGAASHFKNKNLALAFVISFIIFGAFTSLYNYLAFFLKGEPFHISPANAGLLSFSFALSFFTAPQAGRLSAKYGAMKVLRVLFLVMALGMLLTLTSNVVTFIVGAVIFTGCFFGCHSIGLSWVSKNATHARGQAVALYLFFYYMGGSVIGFINGFVFHSMGWQGMTGFILALLGVGVVVATYLASGNKQVLVPAQSAE, encoded by the coding sequence ATGGCGTTAACGCATGCTAACAATACCCTGAAAGCACCCGATCCGGCAAAAGCCAGCGCAAATATTCGCGTGATTCTGGCCCTGGCTTTATCCGGACTTGCGGAGCTGGCTTCGTTGTTTTTTATCCAACCACTGCTGCCGATGCTTGCTGTGGAATATAATGTCCCGGTCAGCCAGGTGAGTATTATCTTATCCGCAGAAACGGCATTGCTGGCAATTGGACTGCTGTTTACCGGAACATTATCCGATCACTACGGCAGGAAGCGGTTAATTATTGTCTCTCTCCTGTTGGGCGGCATTCTGACGCTGCTCTGCCCGCTGGTTCAATCCTGGGCAATGCTGGTGGCGCTGCGTGCGGTGATTGGTCTGGCACTGAGCGGCATCGCTGCGGCAGCAACGGCCTATATCAGCGAAGAGGTCGCACCGGTGGCGGCAGGCATCGTGACGGGATACTTTGTTTTCGGTAACTCAATGGGCGGCATGTCCGGGCGTATTGTGGCTAGCCAGCTGATCGACCACGTTTCAATCAATGTGATCTTTTACGGGTTTGCGGTCAGTCTGATTGCAGTTGCCATTCTGGTGAAGTTCCTGCTGCCGGAATCGAAAAACTTTACGCCTACGCAGAACCTTAACGTTATGCGTATGGTGAAAGGGGCGGCATCGCATTTCAAAAACAAAAATCTGGCGCTGGCGTTTGTCATCAGCTTCATTATTTTCGGCGCATTTACATCACTGTATAACTATCTGGCCTTCTTCCTGAAAGGCGAGCCGTTCCATATTTCACCGGCAAACGCGGGTCTGCTTTCCTTTAGCTTCGCCCTGAGTTTCTTTACGGCGCCACAGGCTGGTCGCTTATCGGCGAAATATGGCGCAATGAAAGTCTTGCGCGTGCTGTTCCTGGTGATGGCCTTAGGGATGCTGCTGACGCTGACGTCGAATGTCGTCACCTTTATTGTTGGCGCTGTGATTTTTACCGGCTGTTTCTTCGGCTGCCATTCTATCGGTTTAAGCTGGGTCAGTAAAAATGCCACGCACGCAAGAGGCCAGGCCGTCGCGCTCTATTTATTCTTCTACTACATGGGCGGTTCGGTGATTGGTTTTATCAACGGTTTTGTCTTCCATTCAATGGGCTGGCAGGGAATGACCGGATTTATTCTGGCATTACTTGGCGTTGGCGTAGTCGTGGCTACGTATCTGGCATCCGGTAATAAGCAGGTACTGGTTCCAGCGCAGTCAGCAGAATAA
- a CDS encoding fumarylacetoacetate hydrolase family protein, translated as MKLASYIHQGRKSYGIYTQHGIIDLGNKIGHQYATLKDLLQWDAVEVARQYHDYPVDIMPEDITFLPVIEEPGKIFCVGMNYAEKRKEFAETNNAPTLFIRFPDSQTGHARPVMKPVLSSEFDYEGELAVIIGKSGSGIDAKEALGHVAGYSCYMDGSVRDWQHAWFTAGKNWKQTGAFGPYMTTADEIPDPHALTIHTWLNGMLVQNDSTGSMIHKVADLIAYISTFTSLSAGDVIITGSPGGVGKKRNPPLFMRDGDRVEVEIENIGRLMNTIVEAQPQQQELTV; from the coding sequence ATGAAATTAGCAAGTTATATTCATCAGGGCCGCAAAAGCTACGGGATTTATACGCAACACGGCATTATCGATTTGGGTAATAAAATCGGCCATCAATATGCGACATTGAAAGATCTCCTTCAATGGGATGCGGTCGAGGTTGCCAGACAATATCACGATTACCCTGTGGATATTATGCCTGAAGACATTACCTTCCTGCCCGTTATAGAAGAGCCTGGAAAAATTTTCTGCGTGGGAATGAATTACGCTGAAAAACGAAAAGAGTTTGCTGAGACGAATAATGCGCCGACGCTCTTTATTCGTTTTCCAGACTCGCAAACGGGCCACGCGCGGCCAGTCATGAAACCAGTTCTCTCAAGTGAATTTGATTATGAAGGTGAGCTGGCTGTCATCATCGGCAAGTCTGGCAGCGGCATTGACGCTAAAGAAGCGCTCGGCCATGTCGCGGGCTACAGCTGCTATATGGACGGCTCCGTCCGCGACTGGCAGCACGCCTGGTTCACCGCCGGTAAAAACTGGAAGCAGACCGGCGCCTTCGGCCCCTATATGACCACGGCGGATGAGATCCCCGATCCTCACGCGTTGACCATCCACACCTGGCTGAACGGCATGCTGGTTCAGAATGATTCCACCGGCAGCATGATCCACAAAGTCGCGGATCTCATCGCCTATATCAGTACGTTCACCTCCCTCAGCGCCGGGGACGTCATTATCACCGGCTCGCCCGGTGGCGTCGGGAAAAAACGTAATCCGCCTCTGTTTATGCGCGATGGCGATCGTGTCGAAGTCGAAATCGAAAACATTGGCCGCCTGATGAACACCATCGTGGAAGCGCAACCCCAGCAGCAAGAATTGACCGTCTAA
- a CDS encoding CHAP domain-containing protein codes for MTWNKDGAISYAKSHAQPKSTGYCAHYVTEAIRTGGRLKIPNTRLAKDMGRTLVNAGFRLVYDQPHAGDVAVIQNIVGHDSGHVCIYDGQQWISDFVQRTLYSGQAYRNIQPHYELFRHD; via the coding sequence ATGACATGGAATAAAGATGGCGCAATCTCATATGCCAAATCACACGCCCAACCTAAGAGCACGGGGTATTGTGCTCACTACGTCACCGAAGCGATCAGAACGGGGGGAAGATTAAAAATCCCCAATACGCGTCTGGCAAAAGACATGGGGCGTACATTGGTCAACGCTGGATTCCGCCTGGTATACGATCAACCTCATGCCGGTGACGTAGCCGTTATCCAAAATATTGTGGGTCACGATAGCGGGCACGTTTGCATATACGATGGTCAGCAATGGATAAGTGATTTTGTACAACGCACTCTGTATTCAGGACAGGCTTACCGAAACATACAGCCCCATTACGAACTGTTCAGGCATGACTAA
- a CDS encoding 4-oxalomesaconate tautomerase — translation MLKIPCVLMRGGTSKGPVILASDLPAETEARDAVLLSLMGAGHELEIDGIGGGSPQTSKVAIVSPSDSPDADVDYLFAQVMVNERRVDTTPNCGNMLCAVGPFAIEKGLVKAQSPVTTVRIRNLNTGTLVDAEVQTPDYRVVYEGETQIDGVPGTAAPIGLTFLNSAGSKTGKLLPTGSVTNVFDGIEVTCIDMAMPMVLIDASALGKTGGESPVELDGDRAFKERLENLRRQAGEAMGLGDVSNKVIPKPVLLSRARNGGTLQVRYFMPHTCHKSLAITGSIGISTATLIEGSVAAKIVADRPKERFTNIIDIEHPSGKISVSLLREDDNIENTRAAVIRTSRKLFEGVVCVPEKMLSEVD, via the coding sequence ATGTTAAAGATCCCTTGCGTATTAATGCGTGGCGGTACCTCCAAAGGCCCGGTCATTCTGGCCAGCGACCTGCCAGCGGAAACCGAAGCGCGTGATGCAGTTTTACTCAGCCTGATGGGCGCTGGGCATGAACTCGAAATTGATGGTATTGGCGGGGGAAGTCCGCAAACCAGTAAGGTGGCGATCGTCAGTCCGTCCGACAGTCCGGACGCGGATGTGGATTATCTGTTCGCACAAGTGATGGTGAACGAACGTCGCGTTGATACCACGCCGAACTGCGGCAATATGCTCTGTGCCGTGGGCCCCTTTGCCATTGAAAAGGGGCTGGTCAAGGCGCAAAGCCCGGTGACGACGGTGCGTATCCGCAATCTGAACACCGGAACGCTGGTCGATGCCGAAGTACAAACGCCTGATTATCGCGTCGTTTATGAAGGCGAAACTCAAATCGACGGTGTCCCGGGTACAGCGGCACCGATAGGCTTAACCTTCCTGAATTCTGCGGGTTCCAAAACGGGAAAACTGCTGCCGACCGGTAGCGTGACAAACGTGTTCGACGGTATTGAAGTCACCTGTATTGATATGGCGATGCCGATGGTTTTGATTGACGCGTCGGCGCTGGGCAAAACAGGCGGGGAGTCACCTGTAGAATTAGATGGCGATAGGGCGTTTAAGGAAAGGCTGGAGAACCTGCGCCGTCAGGCTGGCGAGGCGATGGGCTTAGGGGATGTATCCAACAAAGTGATCCCTAAACCGGTTCTTCTTAGCCGGGCGCGTAACGGCGGAACGCTTCAGGTGCGTTATTTCATGCCGCATACCTGCCATAAATCACTGGCGATTACCGGCTCGATTGGTATTTCGACCGCGACGCTTATTGAAGGCTCCGTCGCCGCGAAAATTGTTGCCGATCGTCCAAAGGAACGTTTTACCAACATTATCGATATTGAACACCCAAGTGGAAAAATATCGGTGTCATTGCTAAGAGAGGATGACAATATCGAAAATACCCGTGCTGCGGTTATTCGAACTTCACGAAAGTTATTTGAAGGTGTGGTTTGTGTACCTGAAAAAATGCTCTCTGAAGTTGATTGA
- a CDS encoding ArsR/SmtB family transcription factor, whose amino-acid sequence MIPNHPETEQILLENVLFALGNPLRLSIIRRLADGSELSCNALRPEDVVKSTMTHHWRVLRDSGVIWQRPQGRENMISLRREDLDARFPGLMAILLQAKS is encoded by the coding sequence ATGATCCCAAACCACCCTGAAACTGAACAAATACTGCTGGAAAATGTGCTGTTTGCCCTCGGCAACCCGCTCCGGCTGTCGATAATTCGCCGGCTGGCCGATGGCAGCGAACTCAGCTGTAACGCGCTGCGCCCGGAAGATGTGGTTAAGTCTACGATGACCCATCACTGGCGCGTATTGCGCGACAGCGGCGTGATCTGGCAGCGTCCGCAGGGACGAGAAAACATGATTTCATTGCGCAGAGAGGATCTGGATGCCCGCTTTCCGGGGCTGATGGCGATACTTTTACAGGCTAAATCATAA
- the citD gene encoding citrate lyase acyl carrier protein: MKIVQAAMAGTLESSDLMVKVSPVESGLDVVIQSEVYKQFGERITEVVNETLASFNIEQGLIVVDDKGALDCVIRARVQAALLRGMVREDITWETL; this comes from the coding sequence ATGAAAATTGTGCAAGCCGCAATGGCGGGGACGCTGGAGTCCAGCGACCTGATGGTGAAGGTGAGTCCCGTCGAGAGCGGGCTGGATGTGGTCATCCAGAGCGAAGTGTATAAGCAATTTGGCGAACGTATTACAGAGGTTGTCAATGAAACCCTGGCTTCGTTCAACATCGAGCAGGGGCTGATCGTCGTTGATGATAAAGGCGCGCTGGATTGCGTGATCCGCGCCCGCGTGCAGGCTGCTCTGCTCAGAGGAATGGTCCGGGAAGACATCACATGGGAAACGTTATAA
- the fusA gene encoding elongation factor G, with protein sequence MPRPIPLERYRNIGISAHIDAGKTTTTERILFYTGMSHKLGEVHDGAATTDWMAQEQERGITITSAAVSCFWPGMDRGYEPHRINIIDTPGHVDFTIEVERSMRVLDGAVMVYDSVGGVQPQSETVWRQANKYHVPRLAFVNKMDRPGADFFRVVRMMQERLKANPVPIVIPVGAEDHFTGVVDLIKMRTILWDDATQGMVFTYAPVPDDLVSTAREWREKMVSAAAEASDELMDKYLETGDLTEAEIIKGLRIRTISGEIQPMLCGSAFKNKGVQRMLDAVIELMPSPLDVPAIDGVDEKGQHAERHPSDDEPFSALAFKLMSDPYVGQLTFIRVYSGVLRKGDAVYNPVKGKKERIGRIVLMHANDRHEVDELRAGDIAACVGLKDVTTGDTLTDPNAVITLERMEFPDPVISLAIEPKTKGDQEKMGIALQRLATEDPSFRLHTDEESGQTIISGMGELHLEIIVDRMKREFGVEANIGRPQVTYRETLRKTVKDIEGKFVRQSGGKGQYGHVVLSLEPLEPGSGFKFEDATKGGVVPREYIPSVEKGLREAMNSGVLAGYPVVDVKATLTFGSYHDVDSSEMAFRMAAILGFKEGARRADPVILEPIMHVEVETPEEYAGNIMGDLSSRRGMVQGMAEQYGSQIIRADVPLAEMFGYATTLRSMSQGRATYTMEFHHFAEAPRNVADEIISRRAK encoded by the coding sequence ATGCCCCGACCCATCCCTCTCGAACGTTATCGCAACATCGGTATCTCCGCGCATATCGATGCCGGTAAAACCACCACCACTGAGCGCATCCTGTTTTATACCGGGATGAGCCACAAGCTGGGTGAAGTACACGATGGCGCGGCAACCACTGACTGGATGGCGCAGGAGCAAGAGCGCGGGATCACGATTACCTCCGCGGCGGTCAGCTGCTTCTGGCCGGGTATGGACAGAGGATATGAGCCGCACCGGATTAACATCATCGACACCCCGGGGCACGTGGATTTCACCATTGAAGTGGAACGTTCCATGCGCGTACTCGACGGTGCCGTGATGGTGTATGACTCCGTGGGCGGCGTGCAGCCGCAGTCAGAAACCGTCTGGCGTCAGGCCAATAAATATCACGTTCCGCGACTGGCCTTCGTCAACAAAATGGACCGTCCGGGTGCCGATTTCTTCCGCGTCGTGCGGATGATGCAGGAACGCCTGAAGGCCAATCCGGTGCCGATTGTCATCCCGGTGGGTGCTGAAGATCACTTCACCGGCGTGGTGGATCTCATCAAGATGCGCACCATTCTGTGGGACGATGCGACGCAGGGCATGGTGTTTACCTATGCGCCCGTGCCGGATGATTTAGTCAGCACCGCCCGGGAATGGCGGGAAAAAATGGTCTCTGCGGCGGCGGAAGCCAGCGATGAACTGATGGATAAGTACCTGGAGACGGGCGACCTGACGGAAGCGGAAATCATCAAAGGGTTGCGTATTCGCACCATCTCGGGCGAAATCCAGCCGATGCTGTGCGGCAGCGCGTTCAAGAATAAAGGCGTACAGCGCATGCTCGATGCGGTTATTGAGCTCATGCCGTCGCCGCTGGACGTGCCGGCCATTGATGGCGTGGATGAAAAAGGGCAGCATGCGGAGCGTCATCCGAGCGATGATGAGCCGTTCTCGGCCCTGGCGTTCAAGCTGATGAGCGACCCGTATGTCGGGCAGCTGACCTTTATCCGCGTGTACTCTGGCGTGCTGCGCAAAGGCGACGCGGTGTACAACCCGGTGAAAGGGAAGAAAGAGCGTATCGGACGTATTGTGCTGATGCATGCTAACGATCGCCACGAGGTGGACGAACTGCGTGCCGGGGATATCGCGGCCTGTGTCGGGCTTAAAGACGTGACCACCGGCGACACGCTCACCGATCCGAACGCCGTCATTACGCTTGAGCGTATGGAGTTCCCGGATCCGGTGATCTCGCTGGCGATTGAGCCGAAAACCAAAGGCGATCAGGAGAAAATGGGGATCGCGCTGCAGCGTCTGGCAACGGAAGACCCGTCTTTCCGCCTGCATACTGACGAAGAGTCCGGCCAGACCATTATCTCCGGGATGGGTGAGCTACACCTCGAGATTATCGTCGACCGCATGAAACGTGAGTTTGGCGTCGAGGCAAATATCGGTCGTCCGCAGGTGACCTATCGTGAAACCCTGCGTAAAACGGTGAAGGATATCGAAGGCAAATTTGTCCGTCAGTCCGGCGGTAAAGGCCAGTACGGTCATGTGGTGCTGAGCCTGGAGCCGCTGGAGCCCGGAAGTGGTTTTAAATTTGAAGATGCCACTAAGGGCGGCGTGGTGCCGCGTGAGTATATCCCGTCCGTTGAGAAAGGGCTGCGGGAAGCAATGAACAGCGGGGTACTGGCAGGCTATCCGGTCGTCGATGTCAAAGCGACGCTGACGTTTGGCTCGTATCACGATGTCGACTCCTCGGAGATGGCCTTTCGCATGGCGGCGATCCTCGGTTTCAAAGAGGGCGCCCGCAGGGCGGATCCGGTGATCCTTGAGCCGATCATGCACGTGGAGGTGGAAACACCGGAAGAGTACGCCGGTAACATTATGGGCGATCTCTCTTCACGACGCGGCATGGTGCAGGGGATGGCGGAGCAGTACGGCAGCCAGATTATTCGTGCTGACGTGCCGCTGGCAGAGATGTTTGGCTATGCCACCACATTGCGTTCGATGTCCCAGGGACGCGCGACGTATACGATGGAGTTCCATCATTTTGCGGAAGCCCCGCGGAATGTTGCGGATGAGATTATTTCACGACGTGCGAAGTAG
- a CDS encoding LysR family transcriptional regulator encodes MQHELQGIQAFVKIAEIGCFTKASQFLHISQPALTRRIQKLEESLGTTLFERSTRSVKLTTVGREFLPKAKNLIDFYESSILSIKEMATHQAGVITVSCIPTAAFYFLPSVIRDYNNDYPNIRIRILEHSASDCLEAVLNGDADFGINMINITHPNIDFAPLVNEPFVLACRRDNPLAKKPLVTWDDLAGMKLIGVRRSSGNRSLIDQAFEKMDWKPNWFYEVRHLSTSLGMVEAGLGVSVVPSLAMPTDEHHVLVSRPLIEPVIRRTLGLVQRRETPLSPAAEKFRELLVQLWSAENNSPWIGKFTQL; translated from the coding sequence ATGCAGCATGAATTACAGGGAATACAAGCGTTTGTAAAAATTGCAGAAATCGGATGTTTTACAAAAGCATCTCAATTTCTTCACATTTCACAACCAGCTTTAACACGCAGAATTCAGAAGCTGGAAGAGAGCCTGGGGACCACGCTGTTTGAACGTTCCACGCGCAGCGTTAAGCTCACAACTGTGGGACGGGAATTTTTACCTAAGGCAAAGAATTTAATCGATTTTTATGAAAGCTCGATCCTGAGTATTAAAGAGATGGCGACGCATCAGGCAGGGGTTATTACCGTTTCCTGTATTCCAACTGCCGCGTTCTATTTTCTGCCTTCCGTGATACGAGATTATAACAATGACTACCCAAACATCCGTATTCGCATACTTGAGCACAGCGCCAGCGATTGTCTCGAAGCGGTGTTAAATGGCGACGCAGATTTCGGCATAAATATGATAAACATCACACATCCCAATATCGATTTTGCGCCGCTGGTGAACGAACCCTTTGTCCTGGCATGCCGACGGGATAATCCGCTGGCAAAAAAACCGCTGGTCACCTGGGACGATCTGGCAGGCATGAAGCTGATTGGCGTCAGGCGCTCCAGCGGAAACCGTTCGCTTATCGATCAGGCTTTCGAAAAGATGGACTGGAAACCGAACTGGTTTTACGAGGTGCGTCATCTTTCAACGTCGCTGGGGATGGTAGAGGCGGGTCTCGGGGTGTCTGTTGTGCCGAGTCTGGCGATGCCAACCGATGAACATCATGTCCTTGTCAGCCGCCCGCTGATAGAACCGGTTATCCGACGAACGCTGGGGCTGGTACAGCGCCGGGAAACCCCTCTCAGCCCGGCGGCGGAAAAATTCAGAGAGCTGCTTGTTCAGCTGTGGTCAGCGGAAAACAACAGCCCGTGGATCGGCAAGTTTACTCAACTGTAA